The Chelonia mydas isolate rCheMyd1 chromosome 3, rCheMyd1.pri.v2, whole genome shotgun sequence genome includes a region encoding these proteins:
- the MRPL33 gene encoding 39S ribosomal protein L33, mitochondrial isoform X2 yields MFLTVAALAKSKSKYILVRMVSAAGTGYCYNIKRARLQEKLVLLKYDPIVNQRVLFTEKRKIRSI; encoded by the exons ATGTTCCTGACGGTGGCCGCCT TGGCCAAGAGCAAATCCAA GTACATCCTTGTGAGGATGGTGAGTGCAGCAGGGACGGGCTACTGTTACAACATCAAGAGAGCCCGACTACAGGAGAAATTGGTCCTGCTGAAATATGATCCCATTG TGAACCAACGTGTTCTCTtcacagagaagagaaaaatacGTTCCATCTGA
- the MRPL33 gene encoding 39S ribosomal protein L33, mitochondrial isoform X1: MGGRGLLAVTVAAAGLGCALARAQRAGLQRHPPRPLRLPGRPLVPRKRLRPRPRPPEVVVAVLLGSGAGRRSGGVSRRSGRHVPDGGRLYILVRMVSAAGTGYCYNIKRARLQEKLVLLKYDPIVNQRVLFTEKRKIRSI; the protein is encoded by the exons ATGGGGGGGCGTGGCCTTCTAGCGGTCACCGTGGCCGCCGCCGGGCTTGGCTGCGCCCTGGCGCGCGCTCAAAGGGCGGGGCTTCAGCGTCACCCGCCCCGTCCTCTCCGTCTGCCCGGCCGCCCTCTAGTGCCCCGGAAGCGGTTGCGCCCGCGCCCGCGCCCCCCGGAAGTGGTTGTGGCGGTGCTTCTGGGCTCGGGAGCCGGCCGAAGGAGTGGAGGGGTCTCCCGGCGGAGTGGGCGCCATGTTCCTGACGGTGGCCGCCT GTACATCCTTGTGAGGATGGTGAGTGCAGCAGGGACGGGCTACTGTTACAACATCAAGAGAGCCCGACTACAGGAGAAATTGGTCCTGCTGAAATATGATCCCATTG TGAACCAACGTGTTCTCTtcacagagaagagaaaaatacGTTCCATCTGA